In one window of Leptospira sp. WS92.C1 DNA:
- a CDS encoding helix-turn-helix transcriptional regulator translates to MSKEKSVLKKNQLESAIRGIKGIAHPDRLQILFFLSQKEHSVGELVDLLGISQSAASQHLSKMKINGILSSRKESNQVFYYLKDGKYKDLIRTIVKIYG, encoded by the coding sequence ATGTCTAAAGAAAAATCAGTATTAAAGAAAAACCAGTTAGAATCAGCAATTCGCGGAATCAAGGGGATCGCACACCCGGACCGTTTGCAGATTCTTTTTTTCCTTTCTCAAAAGGAACACAGCGTAGGTGAACTTGTGGACTTATTGGGAATCAGCCAATCTGCGGCGTCACAACACCTCAGCAAAATGAAGATCAACGGAATCCTTTCTAGCAGAAAAGAATCCAATCAAGTCTTCTATTATCTAAAAGACGGTAAGTACAAGGATCTCATTCGTACGATTGTAAAAATTTACGGATGA
- the rfaD gene encoding ADP-glyceromanno-heptose 6-epimerase — protein MTKKRCIVTGGAGLIGSNLIEELNRQGIDDILVVDHLGNSSKWKNLIGRRYADYLEKENFIDLALRSSLFKEYDILFHLGACSSTTETDASYLIANNFEYTKLLARESLRSGIRFVYASSAATYGDGAFGYDDKGDIHSLKPLNMYGYSKHMFDLYAQKHGFLDRITGIKYFNVFGYGEGHKGDMRSVVLKGYEQIIGEGKIKLFKSYRPEYKDGEQKRDFLYARDAAKITAYLGFGGHSGLYNLGRGVAETWNDLVSAIFDTLKLPKNIDYTEMPEYLKAKYQYYTCADTNKLLKTGYSEGFTELKDAVKEYITLLLKERG, from the coding sequence ATGACAAAAAAAAGATGTATCGTAACCGGAGGAGCCGGACTCATCGGATCCAATTTGATCGAAGAACTCAATCGTCAGGGAATCGATGACATTCTCGTAGTGGATCATCTGGGAAATTCCTCCAAATGGAAGAATTTGATCGGTCGTAGATACGCAGACTATCTCGAAAAGGAGAACTTTATAGATCTTGCCCTCAGGTCCTCTTTATTCAAAGAATATGATATCCTGTTTCACTTAGGAGCCTGCTCGTCCACAACGGAGACGGATGCGTCCTATCTCATTGCAAACAACTTTGAGTATACAAAACTTCTTGCAAGAGAATCTCTGCGATCCGGAATCCGTTTTGTATATGCTTCTTCTGCGGCGACCTATGGAGATGGAGCGTTCGGTTACGACGATAAGGGCGACATTCATTCTTTAAAACCTCTGAACATGTACGGATATTCCAAACACATGTTCGATTTATATGCGCAAAAACACGGATTTTTGGATCGGATTACGGGCATCAAATATTTCAACGTTTTCGGTTATGGGGAAGGGCACAAAGGAGATATGAGAAGTGTCGTTTTGAAAGGATACGAGCAGATTATCGGCGAAGGCAAAATCAAATTATTCAAATCGTATCGCCCTGAATATAAGGATGGGGAACAAAAAAGGGATTTTTTATATGCAAGGGACGCGGCTAAAATCACCGCTTATCTTGGGTTTGGCGGTCATAGCGGGCTCTACAACTTGGGAAGAGGAGTCGCGGAAACTTGGAACGATCTTGTTTCCGCTATTTTTGATACCCTAAAACTACCGAAAAACATCGATTATACGGAAATGCCGGAATATCTGAAGGCAAAATACCAGTATTATACTTGTGCGGATACAAATAAGCTCTTAAAAACAGGATACTCTGAGGGATTTACGGAATTAAAGGACGCTGTAAAGGAATATATTACCCTCCTTCTGAAAGAAAGAGGGTAA
- a CDS encoding UbiD family decarboxylase, whose translation MKIRSTSQFVKELRIQKELLVIEEEVDPILELAEIQRRVVAKRGPAVLFQNVKGSKFAVATNLYGSERRIKIAFGEDPVKFVQKIAYTIKNILPPSPSKLWEIRHLAFQALRVGLKRVKYAPVLENTLDSLQELPAIKSWPMDGGSFVTLPLVYTESPRTGKGNLGMYRIQIRGPLETGMHIQIHRGGGNHYYEAEKEGKSLPVNIYTGGPPGLTIAAVAPLPEEISELILASLLLGEKLKIHENENISPLPIVADADFLITGMIPPKIRKPEGPFGDHYGYYALQHDYPIVQVNKITHRKDAIWPATVVGRPPQEDHWIAEYLQDLLSPMFPVVMPAVEGVWAYEESGVHSLASAVVKERYQGEAFTGALRILGEGQLSLTKVLLVTDQKVDLKNFRETFITILERINPITDLHIFSNISQDTLDYTGPEVNKGSKAILLGSGKKKNVLKTHFQGKFSNSFFKNPKVAYPGVLVVSGSKYKRKDGIPSKLLKEKCIRDFLFVFIVDDSLDATRSDHDFIWSIFTRFEPAGDIYADTKLIRNHPGLNPPIVIDCRLKDWYPPLTQADAKTIQRVDNRFGRLLDSL comes from the coding sequence ATGAAAATCAGATCGACCTCGCAATTTGTAAAAGAACTACGGATTCAAAAAGAATTACTTGTCATCGAAGAGGAGGTCGATCCGATTTTAGAATTGGCTGAAATTCAGAGAAGGGTGGTCGCCAAAAGAGGTCCCGCTGTATTATTTCAAAACGTAAAAGGATCCAAGTTTGCGGTTGCTACCAATCTTTATGGATCGGAAAGACGAATCAAGATTGCTTTCGGAGAAGATCCGGTCAAGTTTGTGCAAAAAATTGCATATACGATCAAGAATATTCTTCCTCCTTCTCCGTCCAAACTCTGGGAGATTCGTCATCTTGCCTTTCAGGCTCTGAGAGTCGGACTCAAACGAGTGAAGTATGCGCCCGTTTTAGAAAATACATTAGATTCTTTGCAGGAACTCCCGGCGATCAAATCCTGGCCTATGGACGGAGGAAGTTTTGTAACCCTTCCGCTGGTTTACACGGAAAGCCCCAGGACAGGAAAGGGAAACTTAGGTATGTATCGGATTCAAATCCGCGGTCCTCTAGAGACGGGAATGCACATTCAGATCCATCGCGGAGGCGGAAATCATTACTACGAAGCGGAAAAAGAAGGTAAATCTCTCCCGGTAAATATTTATACCGGCGGTCCTCCGGGACTCACGATCGCTGCGGTTGCTCCTCTTCCGGAAGAAATCAGCGAACTCATTCTCGCATCTTTATTATTAGGTGAAAAATTAAAAATACATGAAAATGAAAATATCAGTCCTTTACCTATAGTTGCGGACGCTGACTTTCTAATCACCGGAATGATTCCTCCTAAGATCCGTAAACCGGAAGGACCGTTCGGTGATCACTATGGTTATTACGCGTTACAACACGACTATCCGATCGTTCAAGTAAACAAGATCACTCACAGAAAGGATGCGATCTGGCCCGCGACCGTAGTTGGTAGACCTCCGCAAGAAGATCATTGGATTGCGGAATATCTTCAGGATCTATTGTCTCCGATGTTTCCGGTTGTGATGCCTGCTGTGGAAGGAGTTTGGGCTTACGAAGAATCGGGAGTCCATTCGTTGGCGAGTGCCGTTGTTAAGGAAAGATATCAAGGCGAAGCGTTTACGGGAGCCCTACGAATCCTAGGAGAGGGACAACTTTCTCTTACCAAAGTTCTTTTGGTCACGGATCAGAAGGTGGATTTAAAGAACTTTAGAGAAACGTTTATTACAATATTGGAAAGAATAAATCCCATTACGGATCTTCATATATTTTCCAATATTTCCCAAGATACCTTGGATTATACCGGTCCGGAAGTAAACAAAGGAAGCAAAGCGATTCTTTTGGGATCCGGTAAAAAGAAGAATGTTTTAAAGACGCACTTTCAAGGAAAATTTTCGAATTCTTTCTTTAAAAATCCCAAGGTCGCCTATCCGGGAGTTTTGGTTGTATCCGGATCCAAATATAAACGAAAGGACGGAATTCCTTCCAAGCTACTCAAGGAAAAATGTATCCGTGATTTTCTGTTTGTATTCATCGTGGATGATTCTTTGGATGCTACCCGTTCCGATCACGATTTTATCTGGTCGATATTCACCCGCTTTGAACCTGCGGGAGACATTTACGCGGACACAAAACTCATTCGAAATCATCCGGGACTCAATCCACCGATTGTGATCGACTGCCGTCTCAAAGATTGGTATCCTCCTTTGACTCAGGCGGATGCAAAAACGATTCAACGAGTGGATAACAGATTCGGTAGACTCTTAGACTCACTTTAG
- the mutY gene encoding A/G-specific adenine glycosylase translates to MESTADKIDPKLLLKLRESLLSWFHKNKRDLPFRANKNAYRIWVSEIMLQQTRVAAMLPIYETFLKRFPEPKALQEASEDEVMKYWKGLGYYSRARNLKKGASLLVEKHSGLFPENYEEALAIPGVGNYTASAVLSIAYGKHYAVLDGNVKRVLSRLFLIESDPALNSTNQLLGNLAQEFLSPISPGDHNEAMMELGALVCVPIPNCSSCPLSIHCKARAAGKEKEIPTSKIVDNWMDLDLNFLFLKSSKGLLLVKYPGRRFFKTIYSLPFRLEGKHPYEKDVWVEELFEGPGLERNSLKTKHSITNHKIQLKFSDINDTNAAKIETILKKKPDLEFKWIDEPELREEFPSSISGKLIKLKSKMNQQPDLPVGKL, encoded by the coding sequence GTGGAATCAACAGCAGACAAAATCGATCCAAAACTTCTTTTAAAATTGAGGGAATCTCTTCTTTCTTGGTTTCACAAAAACAAAAGAGATCTTCCGTTTCGCGCAAATAAAAACGCGTATCGTATCTGGGTGAGCGAGATCATGCTGCAACAGACACGTGTGGCTGCTATGCTTCCGATTTACGAAACATTTTTAAAACGATTTCCGGAACCAAAGGCTTTGCAAGAGGCATCCGAAGACGAGGTCATGAAATACTGGAAAGGCCTCGGATACTATTCCAGGGCTCGTAACTTAAAAAAAGGAGCGAGTCTTCTCGTGGAAAAACATTCGGGACTTTTTCCGGAAAATTATGAGGAAGCTCTTGCCATTCCGGGTGTGGGAAATTATACCGCATCCGCGGTTTTATCCATTGCATACGGCAAACACTATGCCGTGTTGGATGGAAACGTTAAGCGTGTTTTGTCCCGTCTTTTTTTGATAGAATCCGATCCCGCTTTGAATTCCACCAATCAACTACTCGGAAATTTAGCGCAGGAATTTCTAAGTCCTATATCACCGGGAGATCATAACGAGGCGATGATGGAACTCGGAGCTTTGGTCTGCGTGCCGATTCCGAATTGTTCTTCTTGTCCTCTATCCATCCATTGTAAGGCAAGGGCCGCGGGAAAGGAAAAGGAGATTCCTACCTCAAAGATCGTGGACAATTGGATGGATCTGGATCTCAATTTTTTATTTCTCAAATCATCAAAAGGCTTACTTTTGGTCAAGTATCCCGGCAGAAGATTTTTCAAAACAATCTATTCGCTTCCGTTTCGATTGGAAGGAAAACATCCGTATGAAAAAGACGTTTGGGTGGAAGAATTGTTTGAGGGTCCTGGTTTGGAAAGAAATTCTCTCAAAACAAAACATTCGATCACAAATCATAAAATTCAATTGAAGTTCAGCGATATAAACGATACGAACGCTGCAAAGATCGAAACGATTTTAAAAAAGAAACCGGATTTGGAGTTCAAATGGATTGACGAACCGGAGTTAAGGGAGGAATTTCCTTCCTCCATCTCCGGTAAACTGATCAAACTCAAAAGTAAAATGAATCAACAACCGGATCTACCGGTGGGAAAATTATGA
- a CDS encoding response regulator produces the protein MRKIPLRVLYVEDEELIRVMMVRFLERFQFSVCSAANGKIAWDLFLEYRPDVVITDIKMPFLDGIQLAKKIREKNVNIPIAAMTAFSEPEIIEEARIAGVNEILIKPIDVEKIRELLLTYEK, from the coding sequence ATGAGGAAAATTCCTTTGAGAGTGCTTTATGTGGAAGACGAAGAACTCATCCGAGTGATGATGGTTCGTTTTTTGGAACGCTTTCAGTTTTCTGTATGTTCTGCGGCGAACGGAAAAATTGCATGGGATCTATTTCTGGAATATCGTCCTGACGTTGTGATTACGGATATAAAAATGCCTTTTTTGGATGGGATTCAGCTCGCAAAAAAAATTAGAGAAAAAAATGTGAATATTCCAATTGCAGCGATGACCGCTTTTTCAGAACCTGAAATTATAGAAGAAGCTCGTATTGCCGGTGTTAACGAAATATTGATTAAGCCTATCGATGTTGAAAAGATCCGAGAATTGCTTCTTACATACGAAAAATAG
- a CDS encoding PAS domain S-box protein, which translates to MNSNLESYESNAPIFRSNPNGIFLSSNFEFHSFMELDLNTNKSPVFTESVSRFITAFAHDAFKDKLICSIEFTTEIGSIKSRSVFLRKIFQEETIFEIEGVILPEVVRHSTNRYHRSVEINRSHLVRNEVNQWILRSKSVHELYDGICRILTTEEDFGFVCFATVEIRKNLIFQVAYAGKDPFSSNDEFEGMDLGPGLRSIKTGNPLIVEDISQLENFGPWVNKCIRFGFLSMGVFPIFLLGELTSVLCIFSKEKNYFLEEEAGTYSGIAKDLELGLKNIRESEQRFLAVNAMRESDERFQAIFETVVDAIIMITPKGTIMMFNTAAERMFGYNFTEVVGKNIKFLMPEPYHSEHDDYLKRYVETREKKIIGIGREVTALRKDGSVFPVELAVSEFSQNQNQYFVGVIRDTTARKKAETELKEKTNALEELNRSLEARVESEIASRREQEKAMIVRSRLADMGEMIGNIAHQWRQPLNSIGLLVQDIYYVHNFESLDERYLKQSTDKIMNLIEQMSATIDDFRNYFRPNKTKEKFSLISVIQKSFYLIEESLKNQNIKIYFNSDSDYEVFGFPNEFSQVILNVIGNSRDAIMEAQPENPAIYVEIRKEKENKVVIVRDNGGGIENAVLEKLFQPYFTTKDQGKGTGIGLYMSKSIIENNMGGRIQAYNSDSGAVIRIELP; encoded by the coding sequence ATGAATTCTAACTTAGAATCTTACGAATCCAATGCACCCATCTTTCGATCAAATCCGAACGGGATCTTCTTATCATCCAATTTTGAGTTTCATTCCTTTATGGAATTGGATCTCAATACAAACAAGTCACCTGTTTTTACCGAGTCGGTTTCGAGATTTATAACGGCTTTTGCTCACGATGCATTTAAGGATAAGTTAATCTGTTCTATCGAATTTACGACTGAAATCGGTTCGATCAAAAGCAGATCCGTCTTTTTAAGAAAAATTTTTCAAGAGGAAACGATTTTCGAAATCGAAGGCGTTATCCTTCCCGAAGTTGTGAGACATTCGACGAATCGGTATCACCGCTCGGTGGAAATCAATCGTTCTCATCTTGTTCGGAACGAAGTCAATCAATGGATTTTGAGATCCAAATCCGTTCACGAACTCTACGACGGGATTTGTAGAATCTTGACCACCGAAGAAGATTTTGGATTTGTCTGTTTTGCCACTGTCGAGATCAGAAAAAATTTGATCTTTCAGGTTGCGTATGCGGGTAAGGATCCGTTTAGCTCGAATGACGAGTTTGAGGGAATGGATCTTGGTCCCGGACTGAGATCCATCAAAACAGGTAATCCATTGATCGTGGAGGATATTTCTCAACTGGAGAATTTCGGTCCTTGGGTGAATAAATGCATTCGGTTCGGATTTTTATCGATGGGGGTTTTTCCTATTTTTTTATTGGGGGAATTGACTTCCGTTCTTTGCATTTTTTCAAAAGAAAAAAACTATTTCTTGGAAGAAGAGGCGGGGACGTATAGCGGAATTGCGAAGGATCTTGAATTAGGGTTAAAGAATATTCGTGAAAGTGAACAGAGATTTTTGGCCGTAAATGCGATGCGAGAGAGCGACGAACGATTTCAGGCAATCTTTGAGACGGTAGTCGATGCGATTATCATGATCACTCCGAAAGGAACGATTATGATGTTCAATACTGCGGCGGAAAGAATGTTCGGATACAACTTTACCGAAGTTGTGGGCAAGAATATTAAATTTTTAATGCCCGAGCCCTATCATAGCGAACACGACGACTATCTCAAACGCTACGTGGAAACAAGGGAGAAAAAAATCATAGGTATCGGGAGAGAAGTCACGGCCCTCAGAAAGGACGGTTCGGTATTTCCGGTAGAATTAGCCGTATCCGAGTTCTCCCAAAATCAGAATCAATATTTCGTAGGTGTGATCCGGGATACAACCGCTCGTAAAAAAGCGGAAACAGAATTGAAGGAAAAAACAAATGCACTGGAAGAACTGAATCGCAGCCTGGAAGCCAGGGTGGAATCCGAAATTGCAAGCAGAAGAGAACAGGAAAAGGCGATGATCGTCAGGTCTAGGCTTGCGGATATGGGGGAGATGATCGGCAATATCGCCCATCAATGGAGACAGCCCCTGAATTCGATCGGCTTACTTGTACAAGATATTTATTATGTACACAATTTCGAATCTTTGGATGAAAGATATTTAAAACAATCAACCGATAAAATCATGAATTTGATCGAACAGATGTCCGCAACCATAGACGATTTTAGGAATTATTTTCGTCCGAATAAAACAAAGGAAAAATTTTCATTGATATCCGTAATTCAAAAATCGTTTTATCTTATAGAAGAAAGTTTAAAAAATCAAAATATAAAGATATACTTTAATTCAGATTCAGATTACGAAGTATTCGGGTTTCCAAATGAGTTTTCACAAGTAATTTTGAATGTGATCGGAAATTCTCGGGATGCTATTATGGAAGCTCAGCCTGAAAATCCTGCAATTTACGTGGAAATCCGCAAAGAAAAAGAGAATAAGGTGGTCATAGTGCGTGATAACGGAGGAGGAATTGAAAATGCGGTTCTTGAAAAACTTTTTCAGCCATACTTTACTACAAAGGATCAAGGAAAAGGGACCGGTATAGGTCTTTATATGTCAAAGTCTATCATTGAAAATAATATGGGAGGCCGAATCCAAGCCTACAACTCCGATTCCGGTGCGGTGATTCGGATCGAGCTGCCATGA
- the queG gene encoding tRNA epoxyqueuosine(34) reductase QueG, with the protein MLESKELISELGGLIETSGFDLYGICKAIIPEEDKSHILSWVEKGKNGKMDWYPKNMDLRLDFKNLGFEPRSVIVLGVLYNDPEYENIFKTIPFRFSRYAIGEDYHRVLRRLAKPILKELKNRYPNNRFRQGVDSLPIPEKVLARESALGWIAKNTNLIHPEFGSYFFISVILTDLPMEIANLPVKDRCGSCTACIDACPTGALEPYRIDAGKCISHHTLEDRSPTIPDTFGWIAGCDICQEVCPWNRVKAKKKGIQTLREEFKLRPFFRENPNSILDLDENGFAKLFADSAISRMDYSMFQRNANQCKEWSQKNHRHRS; encoded by the coding sequence ATGTTGGAAAGTAAAGAATTAATTTCCGAGCTTGGCGGATTGATCGAAACTTCCGGTTTTGATCTTTATGGAATCTGCAAAGCGATCATACCCGAGGAGGATAAAAGCCATATTCTTTCCTGGGTCGAGAAAGGAAAAAACGGAAAAATGGATTGGTATCCAAAAAATATGGATCTTCGTTTGGATTTTAAGAATCTCGGTTTTGAACCGAGGTCGGTGATTGTACTCGGTGTACTTTACAACGATCCCGAATATGAGAATATTTTTAAAACCATACCGTTTCGATTTTCAAGATACGCAATCGGAGAAGACTATCACCGGGTTTTGCGAAGGTTGGCAAAACCAATTCTCAAAGAGCTAAAAAACAGATATCCAAACAATCGATTCAGACAAGGCGTGGACTCCCTTCCTATACCAGAAAAAGTTTTGGCGAGAGAGTCGGCCTTGGGCTGGATCGCAAAGAATACAAATCTCATTCATCCCGAATTCGGTTCCTACTTTTTTATCAGCGTCATACTCACCGATTTACCGATGGAGATCGCAAATCTTCCGGTAAAAGATAGATGCGGGTCCTGCACCGCTTGTATCGACGCTTGTCCGACCGGAGCTTTGGAGCCGTATCGGATCGACGCAGGGAAATGCATTTCTCATCATACTCTCGAAGATCGATCCCCGACCATACCCGATACGTTCGGATGGATCGCTGGTTGTGATATTTGCCAGGAAGTTTGTCCGTGGAATCGCGTAAAAGCAAAGAAAAAAGGCATTCAAACCCTAAGAGAGGAGTTTAAGCTACGACCGTTTTTTCGGGAAAACCCGAATTCTATTTTGGATTTGGATGAGAATGGATTTGCAAAGTTGTTTGCGGATTCTGCGATTTCGAGGATGGATTATTCTATGTTTCAAAGAAATGCGAATCAGTGCAAAGAATGGTCTCAAAAAAATCATCGGCATAGATCTTGA